The Nostoc cf. commune SO-36 genomic sequence CATTGAAGTTACTTTCAAGTATCTAATTGATATGATATCGTACTAAGATTCTACTTTAGATGTCAAGAGTATCGCCAAGCGATTATAAATCATCAGGCTTTTTTGCGTCTTTGCGCGAGTTCAAAAATATTGATAAGAGAACTCCACAAAAAAAATGATCCAATAGCTATGTGGGTTAGCAAAAATTTCTACAAACCATTTTCTGAGATTGGGGAGGCGGTGAATCTGTGTTTCAATTTCTGCCATAGCGGAGGTAGTAAGTTTAACTCCTGTAGAATAAACTGTTTCTACCAATGTGACCACCGGATTTTTACCCTTAAATGTGAGAGTTTGGGCGAAATTCAGTACAGTCTCAACAGTGTCAAGTAAACTACCATTCCAATGCTGTTCTAACCAGCCAAAACAACGTTCTATCGGGTTATATTTGCTATGATAAGGCGGATAATAAGTAAGTTGTAACGTCAGTTGAGATGATGTACCAAAATCTACAATCCGCTTCATAAATTGAGTGCGGCGAGAATTATTTTCAGGTCCATTATCCTGATTAATCACCAGTTTTTGAATATGAGCAAATCTGTGTTTGACAGTTTGCCACCAGCTTTCAAGCAAATCAACAATACAATCAGCGGTTAATTTGGAAGAAACAAAGAATAAAAATAACTCGTTGTATTCAGGTATAAAAATGCCGTAGGGAATCAGAGTTATCTCCGTCGGGAAGTCGTGGTCTACTGAGATGGTTGGCATTCGATTTTTACCCCCACGGTCAAATTCTCCAATCTTAACTGCTACCTTAGCATCAATGGAAATTCGCAGAGTATGAGGGTCATTGTCAGCTTCACTATTAATTTGTTCAACTTGTTCAAAAATCGCTTCTGTTTCGGGAATTTTCTTGATAGGCTTGGTTTTCAGAACTCTTTTTAAGGTATAGCCTAAATCATTCAATTTTCGTCGAATTGTTTCTGATGAAGGTAGTTCTTCCTCTGTGTAACCAAATTGTTCAATTAGTTGACGACGGACTTCGCTTGCCGTCATGCGTGTATACAAACGTATACTTTTAAAACTGGGGTCAGTTTGACTTTGTGGGTCTACTAACGATTTTATATCCCTCAACAAGTTTGATAATTTTGCTTCAGCCCGCTTGCGTCCACTACGCCTGAAACCATCAATAAAGGCTGACCACTCTCTAACTCCTGCATCCCTTTACGGATAGTGCGCCTATTCCATCCCAACTCCCTTTCCGCCACAGTTTGTCCACCTATTCCCAAACCTTTGACTACTTCTGCCATGAATTGTCTTCGGTCACTTCCCTTGAGTTTTTTCGCTGTTTTGATGTACAGAGATTTTAGGTGCGCGGTGAGTTGAATGATAGATTTTGGATACATGAGCTAGACTGCACACTGAATTTATCTTTCTCTTATCATAGGATCAATTATTCTGTGGAGTTCTCTAACTTCATAATAATGCTCAATATAACCGGGCGAATAGATTTAGGGTATAGATGACACT encodes the following:
- a CDS encoding ISAzo13 family transposase (programmed frameshift) — its product is MQLTAHLKSLYIKTAKKLKGSDRRQFMAEVVKGLGIGGQTVAERELGWNRRTIRKGMQELESGPAFIDGFRRSGRKRAEAKLSNLLRDIKSLVDPQSQTDPSFKSIRLYTRMTASEVRRQLIEQFGYTEEELPSSETIRRKLNDLGYTLKRVLKTKPIKKIPETEAIFEQVEQINSEADNDPHTLRISIDAKVAVKIGEFDRGGKNRMPTISVDHDFPTEITLIPYGIFIPEYNELFLFFVSSKLTADCIVDLLESWWQTVKHRFAHIQKLVINQDNGPENNSRRTQFMKRIVDFGTSSQLTLQLTYYPPYHSKYNPIERCFGWLEQHWNGSLLDTVETVLNFAQTLTFKGKNPVVTLVETVYSTGVKLTTSAMAEIETQIHRLPNLRKWFVEIFANPHSYWIIFFVEFSYQYF